CGGCCGATGAGTTCGTACGTCGACCAGGCCACCGCGCGCAGCTTCCGTTCCCGGGCGACGGAGGCGACGGGGCCGGGCGGGCCGACCAGGTCCAGCTCGTGCACGAAGAAGACCGTCTCGTTGCCCGCTTCTCCGACCGAAACCACCAGCAGGCCGCCGGAGGGCCTGGCGATGACCAGCCAGGCCGGCGACAGCCAGGGATCCCGGTGTACGCGCTGTGCCTGCACCAGGTCGAAGGACGGATACTCCGGATGTACGCCGAACAGCGGACGCTCCGGCAGCAGGGTGAACGGTACGCCCGGAATGTGATGTTCCGTCTCGGGCCGCGCCCCGTTGTTCCGGCCCAGCCATTCGCGATAGCTCGGCGGCAGCCGGACCCCGAGCGCCGCCTCCACCGACTGGAGCTGCGCCTCGTCAAGCTGCCCGTACGGTCGGAGCCGGGCCGGCTTCCAGAGGTGGCCGGTTGGCGGCCTCATCATCTCGT
This is a stretch of genomic DNA from Micromonospora sp. WMMD1082. It encodes these proteins:
- a CDS encoding DUF6406 domain-containing protein, with amino-acid sequence MRSFTHLTAIPNNATVSVGPARLGVRWVDVGPPVRAEIIVMPFQSEESLAHEVALGETFAVGEETWRFADLDMSSADDWEVTVRRVDENEMMRPPTGHLWKPARLRPYGQLDEAQLQSVEAALGVRLPPSYREWLGRNNGARPETEHHIPGVPFTLLPERPLFGVHPEYPSFDLVQAQRVHRDPWLSPAWLVIARPSGGLLVVSVGEAGNETVFFVHELDLVGPPGPVASVARERKLRAVAWSTYELIGRLTPMDLDHLPPAQLLPPGAATGPRNYEDGPR